The sequence GCTTCTTGTTCGTTTAACTTGTTTTAGAACACACAGCCTTTGTAGATAAACATAGAATTCAAAAAGCCGTTTTAACTTCCTACCGTTACGAGTAATTGGTACCCAATCTTCCAGctttatttttcctcaaaacttGATAACTTCTGCCTTGTTTCGGTTAATTTTGTTGACCCATTTAAACAAACTCTTGTCTCTATAATAATTGCATGCTCCCCCACAACCAAGCCACCCAGTTCTCTCTGATTCCTTAGTGTTGGTTTTGGCCAGGTCTAGCCTCGCCATCACCAACGTTTAATCACAAGGCAGGACAAGgaggaaaattaaaaaggaaaaggaagagaaaagaaaatggcagcAGTTAAATCCAGTTCCTTGCTTCTCCTTTTTTTCGTGTTCTTCGCTGTTATAGCGCCAACAATACGAGCCAACATTGCAGAATATGATGATTATTGGAAGGAGCGAGAAGAGGAAGCCAAGAAAGCTGCCCTCGAAGCATTCCATCCGACACCGCAGGAAGTCAACGACCATTTCAATCTGCATGTTGAGGAGTAGGTTCAATCATGAGGATCCATCAAACAGTTTCCCATGATTTTCTGTCATACGTGCTTTTTTTCCATTCTGGTTGATCAAAATGCCTATTCATATGCtcttttaattctttatttcttctttcatgTAGTGAGCTAACGGGGAGCAATGGAACAAGGAGGAGCCTGAGAGTTAACAAGGGCCCATGCAAGGCTACAAATCCTATTGATCGATGCTGGAGGTGCCGTCCAAATTGGGCTTCACAACGCAAAAGGCTAGCTGACTGTGTCCTCGGTTTTGGGCGGAACACAGTAGGAGGAAAGTATGGCAAATACTACTTCGTGACCGATCCCTCCGATAATGACATGGTGAACCCTAAGAAGGGAACATTACGCCATGCCGTGATCCAGCCAAGGCCGCTGTGGATTGTGTTTGCTCGCAGTATGATAATTAGGCTGAATCAGGAGCTGATCATGACAAGTGACAAAACCATTGATGGAAGGGGAGTCAATGTCCATATCGCCTATGGTGCCGGCATTACAATTCAGTTCGTCAAGAATGTGATCATCCATGGCCTCCACATTCACGACATTGTTTCAGGCTCAGGAGGACTTATTAGGGATTCTGTCGATCACTTTGGCTATAGAAGCAGAAGTGATGGTGATGGAATCTCCATTTATGGTTCATCCCACGTTTGGATTGACCATAATTCCATGTCCAATTGTAAGGATGGACTGATCGATGCCATAGAAGGATCCACCGCCATCACCATCTCCAACAACCATTTCACCAAACACAATGAGGTTATACTCTTCCATTCATTAATtaacattttatcatttttactgGTGCGTATTAGATAGATTGCTCTATATTATTAGTCCATTTTTCTGACCAAGAGGGGGTGTTACAGGTGATGTTGTTCGGCGCAAGTGATAGTAACTCCGCGGATGAAATAATGCAAATCACGGTTGCATTCAACCACTTCGGAAGGGGATTGATTCAGAGGATGCCGAGGTGCCGATggggcttcttccatgttgtgaACAACGACTACACCCACTGGAACATGTATGCCATTGGCGGTAGTGCACATCCTACCATCATCAGCCAGGGCAACCGATACACAGCTCCTCATTTAGTGGATCCAAAACATGATGCTAAGCAGGTACTCCAGCTTACAAATTTAACATTTAAGCATTTGTGCACGTTCACGTGATTGCGATTGCGTGCATGCAACGAATATTATAATAAGCTTCATTTATGGAACTGATGTTTTGGTAATATATGATGAAGGTGACCAAGAGGGACTATGCGATGGAGTCGGAGTGGAAGAAGTGGACATGGAGATCGGAGGGAGATCTGATGAGGAATGGAGCCTTCTTCGTTCCATCCGGGAACCCCTCCAAAAGGATGCCATACTCTAGGCTGGATATGATCAAAGCAAAGCCAGGGACCTATGTTTCAAGACTCACCCGTTTCTCCGGTGCACTTACCTGCAGGCGTGGTGGACCTTGTTAATTCCAAGATGTCCTACTTCTCTTCTGCATTGAAAATCCTGATGTGACTATAAATCATCATGTATtgcagaagaaaacaaagacatTGCTACTGCTGTCTTGTTGCTATTTGTCATCTTACactttgtttaatttgtttCTTCCACCATATTTTTGGCTTGATAATGCagagagaattaaaaaaaaaaaatgtgggacTACAACAAAGtgacttattttaaaatttaaggattAATTTCATTTCGTGAAGAACATGTATATGCTTTGAAAACACAGTCTATTTTAAAGTGACTTTATCAAAGGGAAAAGTGGGAATACATGGGATGGGAAGAGTGATGCCTctttatcatcacttttttttatcacttgttTAATTATGCCACAAAGtgctaaaaaattaattagtataCATAAGATTTTTTAGACATTTATTAAGAGCTTGCAATATGGTTAACAAGTGATCGATCcgataaaaattatgatataaaccgcaaaaattgtgaaagaaataCCATCACTCATGGTTACCATTTTCTTATCAATGGTGAATTTCCCAATTACTATCAGTAgtattattaaaatttcatgAAGAAGTGGAGCATAATCAgtcagtttctttttctttacaaGAGGCACGTCGGTCCAAAAACCTGTAAGTAAATACCCTACTACTTATCAGAATTCGGAAGATAATTGTTCTCTTAAGCTTGTACCAATTGAACTATTTTAGAATTAACAATTATCGATTttataatttctcattttcttcgtCTCATTATCTTGTAACTTATCGTGTGATCATAGGAAAAAAATTGTACGAAAAACGCAACAATCAGGATTTCATAAttttaagtttcatttaaatattttgaaattcagtGGATGGCATCTTAACGCGGCCCGTAGTCTCCTTCAATTGATATATAATTACAAAGGTTGAGCACgaacatatatgatatatcacagaattttcatctaaaaggaaaaagaaataatagtacTATCAATAAATATCCATTTTTAGAAAACTTTCGAGATCGATGGCTTGATTTAGAACATCCGATTGAGGGGTAAAATAGTTATAACTGTTGGGCGATGTGAGGAATCCGATCTTCCTGCCCTATTTCTCTCGCAGCCTTGTATTATTGGCCTTTGCTTAGACCATGACCTGATGTGTATAAATAAGTTGTTCTGCTAATGGTCGGACACCCACAATCAGGGCAAGACGAATCATCTGTGGTTCGGTGTTCAATCAGTTGGGTTTAGGCTGGGGCGGGGGCTTGGGTGTGGTCCTGGGAGTCTGGGACTCAAACCTAAGCCTTGACTATCGCCAACGTTTGAACCCAACGAACCAGGACGAAGGGGAAAATAAGGAAATATGGCAGCACCTAAATCCAATTCATTGCTTCTCCTGTTTGTGGTGATGTTCATGGTGGTAGTCCCAACAATACGAGCCCACATTGCGGAATACGATGACTACTGGAAAGCGCGGGAAAAGGAAGCCAAGACAGTTGCAATCGACGCATTTGATCCCAGCCCAGAGGATGTCAATGACGATTTCAACAATAATGTTGAGAAGTAGGTTATCACAAACAAAGACCGAAATGATAAGTTCATGGaacacttttcaaaaatattgtCGTCAAATGGCcgggtttttcttttctcctgtTTTGGttaccattttctttcaaacttgaattcttcatttattttttcatgcaCAGATCGATATTCGGAAAGAATGGCACGAGAAGGAACCTGAAAGTAAACAAGGGCCCATGCAAGGCGACAAACCCCATTGATCGATGCTGGAGATGCCGTCGCAACTGGGCGATGGATCGCAGGAGGCTAGCCGACTGCGCCCTTGGTTTTGGGCGGAGAACAGTGGGAGGAAAGCACGGGAGGTTATACATTGTGACTGATCCGTCCGACAATGACATGCTTAATCCTAAGCCTGGAACCTTACGCTACGCCGTCATCCAGCCACAGCCACTGTGGATCGTGTTTGGGCGCAGTATGATAATTAAGCTGAAACAGGAGCTGATGGTGACCAGTGACAAAACCATTGACGGAAGGGGAGTCAATGTCCACATCGCATATGGTGCCGGCATTACGATTCAGTTCGCCAGGAATGTGATCATCCATGGCCTCCACATTCACGACATTGTTTCACGCCCAGGAGGACTTATTAGGGATTCTGTCCATCACTTCGGCTTGAGAACCAGGAGCGATGGCGATGGAATCTCCATCTTTGGCTCATCCCACGTTTGGATTGACCATAACTCCATGTCCAAGTGCGAGGACGGCCTGGTCGATGCCATCCAAGGATCCACCGCTATCACCATCTCCAACAACCATTTTACCAAGCACAATGAGGTTAGTCAGAAGTCAGAAGAAGAATTATAATTTCAGTTCCATTCTCTAATAATAAGTGATGAGGGTCATGCATGCAGACGATGTTGTTAGGCGCAAGTGATGGGTACTCGGGCGATATCATAATGCAAGTGACCGTGGCATTCAACCATTTCGGGAGGGGATTGATTCAAAGGATGCCAAGGTGCCGATGGGGGTTTTTCCATGTTGTGAACAACGACTACACCCACTGGAACATGTACGCTGTGGGTGGTAGTGCACATCCTACCATAGTCAGCCAGGGCAACCGATACGTCGCCGCCCCCTTAATGGATCCAAAGCATGACGCTAAGGAGGTAGGCATTTATACTGGCACAaccccaaatttttttaatttatggaaaattaatgatgatgatggtttttgtggtaataattaaaaaaaatatatggtgaaGGTGACCAAGAGAGACCATGCGACGAAAGCAGAGTGGAGCAAGTGGACATGGAGATCAGAGGGAGATCTGATGGTAAATGGAGCCTTCTTTGTTGAATCGGGGGTGCCTTTTAAGAAAAAGCCTTTCTCCAGATATGATATGATCAAAGCAAAGCCAGGCAAATTTGTGCCCAGACTCACTCGCTACTCAGGCGCCCTTACTTGCTGGCGTACCTCACCCTGTTAAGTCCAAAAAGTACAGTTGAATGAAGAtgctttcttctcttttccataGATATGAAGCCAAATTACCTGTTGTTACAACAGATGATCATTATATGTAGGAGAGGAAGAGAAAGGGAATACAATACCATTGCTGctattcttgtttttgtttcacattttttctttttcttttttgttttcttcttcgtTATTTTGGCTTGATTGAATGGAGATTAGTATCTTCCAGACCGATGTGGGATTAAGCACAACATGTTCAGGAAATTAAACAAGCAAATTCCTTTTACAAGTCTCTTTTttgcctttgtttttattttttatttttaatccattttctcctaataatttcatttctaccttgcaattaatttcatttctaaaatcaTATGATCTAAAACATAGGGATAAATCTCCATACTCTGAGGACTATCCCTCCAACCAGGTCAACATTTTTACTTCTTCCTTGTCGGTGACTACACCAATAATGGTAACATACACTACATTCATAGAAAAACAATTAGTTGAGATGACTCATGCCATTGTCAAACTCACCAAGACTATCAAAGAAAAAGATCTACAAATAGTCTCCCTCATGAATAAAGTTGAGGCACATACATAAAGTACAACTTAGTTGAGTCAAAGATTCATTCACGTTCCAAGGATTGCATTTTTAAGTGATGCATCACATGTGTCTAAGTTGATGTAGGCCAAAAGGTAAACCATGGAATTTGCCTCAGTGGCATTAGTATttgtccaacaacttcaagacaTGACAACTAACATCATTAGAGTGCATTATGGTAGACCTTCCACAAAGTGCACTTTTGTGCTCTAAGCCTTACATCTAGAGGATTGATAACCTATGTATGCTTGTGAGTTATCAACCTTCAAAAGTTTAGTCATTCAATGGAAAGCGAAATCCAAAGCAATATATTCCTCACTTCATTGAAACTTGTAACAATGTAAGTATAGATGGTGACTTTTtagtcaaataatttatttgttctcTCTAAGGGAACTTTTTTTATTGGTATAAAGACTTTATGGCCAAGGTAATTGACAATTAAGACCAAATGAAGTGTGAATTGCTCAATCACAACTATGGTACCTAACGAATTATAAGCACGATGAAGCTTACAAATACTAAGCAATGGAAAGACGAGTCAGTCATTAACAACATCAATCGTTGGCATTCCTTAAGCCTTAACTACAAGGATATATTATCCATGGTGTCGTTTTAGAGATGTGCATATAGGGAATGCATTGGGGTCTTCTATACATCCTCCAAGGGATACAACCCCATACCTTTGAAGAGATGGCTATTTGAGCATATGACATGGAACTCAACATAGTTAACCATGGTGCAAAGAAAGACTTTATTGTTAACCAAAAAAGAGGAGTGATAAGATCCCTCAAAGAAACCCATGCATCCAGAGTCAATGACAAACTCTCATCAGAATCTCAacatgagataaaaataaaaatgtaagaaaacgTATACCAATATAGGAAAAAAGAGGCATCGATCCACCTTAAGGGAAATCAAGGAtaagaaatatcattttcttgacTTTGAAATGCTTAGAATGTTGGAAGACTTACTCTAGAAAAAGGTTATTAAATTACTCAAGTGTAAGTGCTCAAAAGAAATGGGTTGTGTTGATGATCCAAAGTACTGCCATTACCACCAAATTGTTAATCACCTAATGGAGAAATGTTTCATCTTAAAAGAGCTCATAATGAACCTTGCGAAACAAGGAACATAGGAAATAAGGAAGAATTCATTTGGATCTTGGTGAATTGGAATAGTTAAATCACATTATTGTCACATTTGGATCATTAAATCTTATTCAATTACATGATCCACCTAAGACACCAGGGGCATGCATTGGTATTATTTGGTGCGAATCACCTAAGCCAAAGCAAACACAAGTGTCATACCAAGACACCTTTCTTCACCTTAGATCTAACAATGAGCCAATGCTGGATAGCAAAGAAGGTTAGACGTTGGTAACTTGAAGAAAACCTTGCAAAAAGTAAGTGTCTTATCCACAACCTAACTTTCCTAGGACGGATCAACTAAAGAGAAACACACGTCAATATtcaaagaagaaaggaaaaaaaaaaaaaaaaacttaaaagaaaacaagtggTAGTACAAGTTGATGACCTCTTGGCATAGAAACTCATCACTTCTATCACTGTGAGATAATACTTCCTTCTACTCTTCGATAAAGGAATGATGACAATGACTCATATGGTCTTTTTTACAAACCTCTAGAAGATGATGTGTtaattgaa is a genomic window of Vitis riparia cultivar Riparia Gloire de Montpellier isolate 1030 chromosome 1, EGFV_Vit.rip_1.0, whole genome shotgun sequence containing:
- the LOC117912747 gene encoding pectate lyase-like, translating into MAAPKSNSLLLLFVVMFMVVVPTIRAHIAEYDDYWKAREKEAKTVAIDAFDPSPEDVNDDFNNNVEKSIFGKNGTRRNLKVNKGPCKATNPIDRCWRCRRNWAMDRRRLADCALGFGRRTVGGKHGRLYIVTDPSDNDMLNPKPGTLRYAVIQPQPLWIVFGRSMIIKLKQELMVTSDKTIDGRGVNVHIAYGAGITIQFARNVIIHGLHIHDIVSRPGGLIRDSVHHFGLRTRSDGDGISIFGSSHVWIDHNSMSKCEDGLVDAIQGSTAITISNNHFTKHNETMLLGASDGYSGDIIMQVTVAFNHFGRGLIQRMPRCRWGFFHVVNNDYTHWNMYAVGGSAHPTIVSQGNRYVAAPLMDPKHDAKEVTKRDHATKAEWSKWTWRSEGDLMVNGAFFVESGVPFKKKPFSRYDMIKAKPGKFVPRLTRYSGALTCWRTSPC
- the LOC117912783 gene encoding pectate lyase-like, which produces MAAVKSSSLLLLFFVFFAVIAPTIRANIAEYDDYWKEREEEAKKAALEAFHPTPQEVNDHFNLHVEDELTGSNGTRRSLRVNKGPCKATNPIDRCWRCRPNWASQRKRLADCVLGFGRNTVGGKYGKYYFVTDPSDNDMVNPKKGTLRHAVIQPRPLWIVFARSMIIRLNQELIMTSDKTIDGRGVNVHIAYGAGITIQFVKNVIIHGLHIHDIVSGSGGLIRDSVDHFGYRSRSDGDGISIYGSSHVWIDHNSMSNCKDGLIDAIEGSTAITISNNHFTKHNEVMLFGASDSNSADEIMQITVAFNHFGRGLIQRMPRCRWGFFHVVNNDYTHWNMYAIGGSAHPTIISQGNRYTAPHLVDPKHDAKQVTKRDYAMESEWKKWTWRSEGDLMRNGAFFVPSGNPSKRMPYSRLDMIKAKPGTYVSRLTRFSGALTCRRGGPC